Proteins encoded in a region of the Triticum dicoccoides isolate Atlit2015 ecotype Zavitan chromosome 3A, WEW_v2.0, whole genome shotgun sequence genome:
- the LOC119267467 gene encoding VQ motif-containing protein 4-like, whose translation MEATTQERPAPPPPSPSSVQMQLPHAAADPSNPFPTTFVQADTTSFKQVVQILTGTPETAAAAAAGGAAGAPAAKPAPTPTGPKKPAFKLYERRGSMKSLKMLCPLLPAAFAAGGSGGCSGFSPRGFSPRGLEVLSPSMLDFPSLALGSPVTPLPPLPGSREAAAAEDRAIAEKGFYLHPSPRGNASGRGDLTPPPRLLPLFPLQSPTRQ comes from the coding sequence ATGGAGGCAACCACCCAGgagcgccccgcgccgccgccgccgtcgccgtcgtcggtgCAGATGCAGCTGCCGCACGCGGCCGCCGACCCGTCCAACCCTTTCCCGACCACCTTCGTGCAGGCCGACACCACCTCCTTCAAGCAGGTCGTGCAGATCCTCACCGGCACCCCGGAGaccgcggccgcggcggcggcggggggcgcgGCGGGCGCGCCGGCAGCTAAGCCGGCCCCCACGCCGACCGGGCCCAAGAAGCCGGCCTTCAAGCTCTACGAGCGGCGCGGCAGCATGAAGAGCCTGAAGATGCTCTGCCCGCTCCtccccgccgccttcgccgccggcGGCTCCGGTGGCTGCAGCGGGTTCTCCCCGCGGGGGTTCTCGCCGCGCGGGCTGGAGGTGCTGTCGCCCAGCATGCTGGACTTCCCGTCGCTGGCGCTGGGGAGCCCCGTGACGCCGCTCCCGCCGCTGCCGGGGTCGCGGGAGGCAGCCGCGGCCGAGGACCGCGCCATCGCCGAGAAGGGGTTCTACCTCCACCCCTCGCCGCGCGGCAATGCCAGCGGCCGCGGCGACCTGACGCCGCCGCCCAGGCTGCTCCCGCTCTTCCCCTTGCAGTCGCCCACCCGGCAGTGA